Proteins encoded in a region of the Bdellovibrionota bacterium genome:
- the grpE gene encoding nucleotide exchange factor GrpE, with the protein MVNEENDNSSQNEEVNEEQKLSEQMKKDDPASELKAQNEKLLNDMLYLKADFENYKKRMIKERSDVMKYGSENLIVSLLDLLDNFERAMSMEITPENVKSFSDGINMISSEFKNVLNRFGVTEVKALGQNFDPSHHEAMGTEPTDEYKPGTISKVFTKPYKLHDRLIRPGKVIIAQEAKQETNE; encoded by the coding sequence GTGGTTAACGAAGAAAACGACAACTCAAGCCAGAATGAAGAAGTAAACGAAGAACAAAAGTTGTCTGAGCAAATGAAAAAAGATGATCCTGCCTCAGAGCTGAAAGCACAGAACGAAAAACTTCTCAATGACATGCTTTATCTAAAGGCAGATTTTGAAAATTATAAAAAAAGAATGATCAAAGAAAGATCTGATGTAATGAAATATGGCTCAGAGAATTTAATCGTATCGCTTCTTGATCTTTTGGATAATTTTGAAAGAGCGATGTCGATGGAAATTACGCCAGAAAATGTAAAAAGTTTTTCTGATGGAATCAATATGATCTCGAGTGAATTCAAAAATGTTTTGAATAGATTTGGTGTTACGGAGGTTAAGGCTTTAGGTCAAAACTTCGACCCCTCTCATCATGAAGCTATGGGCACGGAGCCCACTGACGAGTACAAGCCTGGAACAATTTCGAAAGTGTTTACAAAACCTTACAAATTGCACGACCGCTTGATTCGCCCAGGAAAAGTTATAATCGCACAAGAGGCAAAACAAGAAACGAATGAATAA